In Lusitaniella coriacea LEGE 07157, a single window of DNA contains:
- a CDS encoding DegT/DnrJ/EryC1/StrS family aminotransferase, whose translation MTSTPVKIPFVDLSLQHQPIQEQIEQAMQTVARKGNFILGQELAEFEQAFATACGVEYGIGVACGTDAIAIGLHACGIGEGDEVLIPANTFIATLIGVLRANATPILVDCDPDTALIDLEAAEKAISPKTKAILPVHLYGQVVSPSQLQDFAQKHNLIIFEDAAQAHLAEREGHRAGSIGTAAAFSFYPSKNLGAFGDGGIIVTRDEKVAKIARSYRNYGCSTKYVHVEAGTNSRLDTLQAAVLKVKLPHLHGWNQSRNQAAQYYDRALASLKEKGIISLENQCGNSHIYHLYVVRINSPCSLKREDIQGKLAEEGIQTGIHYPIPCHLQPAYQFLGYNTGDFPNAEMLAQEIVSLPMYPGLNEAQVQQVVEALARIIG comes from the coding sequence ATGACTTCAACCCCCGTCAAAATTCCCTTTGTCGATCTTTCCCTGCAACACCAGCCGATTCAAGAGCAAATCGAGCAAGCGATGCAAACCGTCGCCCGGAAGGGGAATTTTATTCTCGGTCAAGAACTGGCGGAATTCGAGCAAGCCTTTGCGACTGCGTGCGGCGTTGAGTATGGTATTGGAGTTGCTTGCGGAACGGACGCGATCGCGATCGGACTCCACGCTTGCGGGATTGGAGAAGGTGATGAAGTCCTCATCCCTGCTAATACCTTTATTGCCACCCTCATTGGCGTTCTCAGAGCCAACGCGACCCCGATCCTGGTTGATTGCGATCCCGATACTGCACTGATCGATCTCGAAGCGGCGGAAAAAGCTATCTCGCCCAAAACCAAAGCAATTCTTCCCGTCCATCTCTACGGACAGGTGGTATCCCCCAGTCAATTGCAGGACTTTGCCCAAAAGCATAATCTCATTATCTTTGAAGATGCCGCCCAAGCTCACCTCGCCGAACGAGAAGGTCACCGCGCGGGAAGCATTGGAACCGCCGCCGCCTTTAGCTTCTATCCCAGCAAAAACTTAGGTGCGTTTGGGGATGGGGGCATTATTGTCACCCGCGACGAAAAAGTTGCGAAAATTGCCCGTTCTTACCGTAATTATGGCTGTTCGACCAAATACGTTCATGTTGAAGCGGGAACAAACAGCCGTTTGGATACTCTGCAAGCTGCCGTTCTTAAGGTTAAACTGCCCCATCTTCATGGATGGAATCAATCGCGAAATCAAGCTGCGCAATATTACGATCGCGCGCTGGCATCCTTAAAGGAAAAGGGTATTATTTCCCTCGAAAATCAATGCGGCAATTCCCACATTTACCACCTCTACGTCGTTCGGATTAACTCGCCTTGTTCCCTCAAACGAGAGGATATTCAAGGAAAATTAGCCGAAGAGGGTATCCAAACCGGAATTCACTACCCCATTCCCTGCCATCTTCAACCTGCCTATCAATTCCTTGGCTATAACACTGGAGATTTCCCGAATGCAGAAATGTTAGCTCAGGAAATTGTCTCGCTTCCCATGTATCCCGGCTTAAATGAAGCTCAGGTTCAACAGGTGGTTGAAGCCCTAGCGCGGATTATTGGGTAG
- the priA gene encoding primosomal protein N', whose product MDNSPSCLAVAEPTAPYQFHSSSGQERWVEVLTDCPSVEELFTYRVPPDLSLQPGDIVSIPFGAQITGGIVIRFLDSPPPGLDPQKIKDVEEAIAAQFFPSFYWQLLERVARHYYTPLIIAIRAALPPGLLRKSQRRIRLNRDALPSGAETFCSASAQAVLRLLQQQKAGDYSAQHIQRKIRGARQGLRELLKRGWVESYLQPPKRPRPKQQKAVTLVANTLPLDLTPRQREVIEVLRRKGGELWLSELCKSSNASSSAIETLERKGCVVIQYREILRLSSEGTVTEDSPKALTSAQAQALDCIRNLEGFSRVLLHGVTGSGKTEVYLQAIAPLLERGQSALVLVPEIGLTPQLTDRFRARFRDRVCVYHSALSPGERYDTWRQMLQGEPQVVIGTRSAIFVPLPNLGAIVLDEEHDSSFKQQQPTPTYHARTVAQWRAELEDCPLILGSATPSLESWVEIQQDPSTSCHYLSLPERIESRPLPPITIVDMRRELHQGNRSIFSDALQTALRTLKQQGRQGILFIPRRGYSTFVSCRSCGYVIECPDCDVSLSYHRVHEDATPLLRCHYCNHTQLHPPQCPECASPYFKFFGSGTQRVAQELAKAFPELRCIRFDSDTTRTKGAHRRLLERFAQGEADILLGTQMLTKGLDLAQVTLVGVVSADGLLHRSDYRATERAFQTLTQVVGRAGRGDDPGQAIIQTYTPEHPVIQAVYRHDYHTFTENTLKQRAEHNYPPYGRVILLRLSGLDEGEVQATAEIIAQACHNILPSGCEILGPAPASIMRVSRRYRWNILLKFPPSVGEKLPDLLQLRALCPQSISFALDVDPLNIE is encoded by the coding sequence ATGGATAATTCTCCCTCTTGCTTGGCTGTTGCCGAACCCACAGCCCCCTATCAATTTCATTCATCTTCAGGGCAAGAGCGTTGGGTGGAAGTTCTAACAGATTGTCCGAGCGTAGAAGAGCTTTTTACTTATCGCGTGCCACCAGACTTATCCCTTCAGCCTGGGGACATTGTGAGTATTCCGTTCGGGGCGCAAATAACGGGAGGGATTGTCATTCGGTTTTTGGATTCTCCTCCTCCTGGGTTAGATCCTCAGAAGATTAAGGATGTTGAGGAGGCGATTGCTGCCCAATTTTTCCCAAGCTTTTACTGGCAGCTATTGGAGCGCGTAGCCCGTCATTATTATACACCATTAATTATTGCGATTCGAGCGGCATTGCCGCCGGGGTTGTTGCGAAAATCCCAACGGCGAATTCGCCTCAACCGAGATGCCTTGCCCTCTGGGGCAGAAACCTTTTGCTCGGCTTCCGCTCAAGCAGTTCTTCGTCTTTTGCAACAGCAGAAAGCGGGAGATTATAGCGCTCAACATATTCAACGGAAAATTAGAGGGGCGCGTCAGGGTTTGCGGGAGTTGCTCAAGCGAGGATGGGTTGAGAGTTATCTTCAGCCGCCCAAGCGCCCGCGCCCCAAGCAACAGAAGGCCGTTACTTTAGTGGCGAATACGCTTCCTCTCGATTTAACGCCGCGCCAGCGAGAAGTCATTGAGGTTTTGCGACGTAAGGGGGGAGAGTTGTGGTTGAGCGAGCTGTGTAAGTCGAGCAATGCGAGTTCGTCTGCAATTGAAACTTTGGAACGTAAGGGCTGCGTGGTGATTCAATATCGCGAGATTCTGCGCCTCTCTTCGGAAGGGACGGTAACGGAGGATTCGCCTAAAGCACTCACTTCCGCTCAGGCCCAAGCCTTAGATTGTATTCGCAACTTAGAGGGATTTTCGCGAGTTCTTTTACACGGGGTTACGGGTTCGGGTAAAACGGAGGTTTATTTACAGGCGATCGCGCCCTTATTGGAACGGGGTCAATCTGCCCTCGTTCTCGTCCCGGAAATTGGTCTAACGCCGCAACTGACCGATCGATTTCGCGCGCGTTTCCGCGATCGCGTCTGTGTCTATCACAGCGCCCTCTCCCCCGGCGAACGCTACGACACCTGGCGACAAATGTTGCAAGGAGAACCCCAAGTGGTTATCGGTACCCGTTCGGCAATCTTTGTCCCCCTTCCCAACCTCGGCGCGATCGTCCTCGACGAAGAACACGACTCCAGTTTCAAACAACAACAACCCACCCCCACCTACCACGCCCGTACCGTCGCCCAATGGCGTGCAGAACTTGAAGATTGCCCTCTGATCCTCGGATCTGCTACCCCCTCCCTGGAAAGTTGGGTGGAAATTCAACAAGATCCTTCAACATCCTGCCATTACCTCTCCCTCCCCGAACGCATCGAATCTCGCCCCCTACCCCCCATCACCATCGTCGATATGCGCCGGGAACTCCACCAAGGCAACCGCTCGATTTTTAGCGACGCGCTACAAACTGCCCTCCGAACTCTCAAACAACAGGGGCGACAAGGCATCCTCTTCATTCCCCGTCGCGGCTACAGTACTTTTGTCTCCTGTCGCAGTTGCGGCTATGTCATCGAATGTCCCGATTGCGATGTCTCCCTCTCCTACCATCGCGTCCATGAAGACGCAACGCCTCTCTTGCGCTGTCACTACTGCAACCATACTCAACTCCACCCGCCCCAATGTCCCGAATGCGCCTCCCCCTACTTCAAATTCTTTGGTAGCGGCACCCAGCGCGTTGCCCAGGAATTAGCTAAAGCGTTTCCCGAACTGCGTTGCATTCGCTTTGACAGCGATACAACCCGCACGAAAGGCGCGCACCGTCGCTTGCTCGAACGGTTTGCCCAAGGGGAGGCGGATATCCTTCTCGGCACGCAAATGCTCACCAAAGGACTCGATCTCGCTCAAGTCACTCTGGTTGGGGTTGTCTCGGCGGACGGACTGTTGCATCGTTCGGACTACCGCGCCACCGAACGGGCGTTTCAAACTTTAACCCAAGTTGTCGGGCGTGCGGGACGCGGCGACGATCCGGGTCAGGCAATTATCCAAACCTACACCCCAGAGCATCCCGTCATTCAAGCGGTTTATCGCCACGATTACCACACCTTCACGGAAAATACCTTAAAACAACGCGCCGAACACAACTATCCCCCCTACGGACGGGTAATTCTCCTGCGTTTGAGCGGTTTGGATGAAGGGGAAGTGCAAGCCACTGCCGAAATTATCGCCCAAGCCTGTCACAATATTTTGCCTTCAGGCTGCGAAATCCTGGGTCCCGCGCCAGCAAGCATTATGCGCGTTTCTCGTCGCTATCGCTGGAACATTTTGCTGAAGTTTCCCCCATCGGTCGGGGAAAAGTTGCCGGATTTATTGCAGTTACGCGCGTTGTGTCCCCAATCGATTAGTTTTGCTCTGGATGTCGATCCGTTAAATATTGAATAA
- a CDS encoding GNAT family N-acetyltransferase, whose translation MTQLNLRSATPKDIPIIFSLIQALAKYEKLSEEVTGNEDALREHLFGERPYAEVILAEWAGKTAGFALFFPNYSTFLTQPGLYLEDLFVVPEYRRRGVGTALLRHVARLAVERGVGRLEWSVLNWNEPAIALYKSLGAVIMEEWRICRISGSALPKLAQGRDREA comes from the coding sequence ATGACTCAACTCAATCTCCGTTCTGCAACGCCAAAGGATATTCCCATTATTTTTTCGTTAATCCAAGCGCTGGCAAAGTACGAAAAATTGTCGGAGGAGGTGACAGGGAATGAGGATGCGTTGCGGGAACATTTATTTGGAGAGCGTCCCTATGCTGAGGTGATTTTGGCAGAGTGGGCGGGGAAAACGGCGGGTTTTGCCCTATTTTTCCCTAATTATTCCACCTTTTTAACCCAACCCGGATTGTATTTAGAGGATTTGTTTGTCGTTCCGGAGTATCGCCGTCGAGGAGTTGGGACGGCATTATTGCGTCATGTGGCGCGTTTAGCAGTGGAACGGGGAGTGGGGCGGTTAGAGTGGAGCGTGTTGAATTGGAACGAACCCGCGATCGCGCTCTACAAAAGCTTAGGGGCTGTAATAATGGAAGAATGGCGAATTTGTCGCATTAGTGGATCGGCATTGCCCAAACTCGCACAAGGACGCGATCGCGAAGCTTGA
- a CDS encoding glycoside hydrolase family 57 protein, translated as MAFGYFALVLHAHLPFVRHPESDYVLEEEWLFEAITETYIPLLHVFEGLKRDGIDFKITMSMTPPLVSMLRDPLLQDRYEEHLSLLEELVAKEIDHNKHNGHIKYLAEYYATEFKNIRSTWERYDRDLVKAFKQFLDSNNLEIITCGATHGYLPLMKMYPQAVWAQIKVACEHYEENFGRPPKGIWLPECAYYEGVERMLADAGLRYFIMDGHGLLYARPRPRFGSYAPIFTEAGVAAFGRDHESSQQVWSSQVGYPGDPVYREFYKDLGWEAEYEYIKPYIMPNGQRKNTGIKYHKITSRNAGLSDKGLYDPYWAREKAAEHAGNFMFNRKQQIENLAGMMHRPPLVVSPYDAELFGHWWYEGPWFIDYLFRKSWYDQDSYDMTHLADYLRACPNQQVCKPSQSSWGYKGFHEYWLNETNAWIYPHLHKGAERMIEISHKEPADELQWRALNQAARELLLAQSSDWAFIMRTGTMVPYAVRRTRSHLMRFNKLYEDLNEGKVDSGWLEKVEKIDNIFPNINYRAYRPL; from the coding sequence ATGGCTTTTGGCTACTTTGCCCTTGTTCTTCATGCCCATCTCCCGTTTGTTCGCCATCCAGAAAGCGATTACGTACTAGAAGAGGAATGGCTCTTTGAAGCCATTACAGAAACCTATATTCCTCTGCTGCACGTCTTTGAAGGGTTAAAGCGGGATGGAATAGATTTCAAAATAACCATGAGCATGACTCCTCCCTTGGTGTCGATGCTGCGCGACCCCCTCCTCCAAGACCGTTACGAAGAACATCTCTCGTTACTCGAAGAACTCGTTGCCAAAGAGATCGACCACAACAAGCACAACGGTCATATTAAATATTTGGCGGAATACTACGCAACAGAGTTTAAGAATATTCGTAGCACTTGGGAGCGCTACGATCGCGATTTGGTTAAAGCCTTTAAGCAATTTCTCGATAGCAACAACCTAGAAATTATTACCTGCGGGGCAACACACGGTTATTTGCCCTTGATGAAAATGTATCCCCAAGCGGTCTGGGCGCAGATAAAGGTTGCTTGCGAACATTACGAAGAAAACTTTGGTCGTCCGCCAAAAGGAATTTGGTTACCGGAGTGTGCTTATTATGAAGGCGTAGAGCGAATGCTGGCGGATGCGGGTTTGCGCTACTTCATTATGGACGGACATGGTTTACTCTACGCGCGTCCCCGTCCCCGCTTTGGCAGCTACGCCCCCATCTTCACGGAAGCTGGTGTTGCAGCCTTTGGGCGAGATCATGAATCCTCTCAACAGGTTTGGTCTTCTCAAGTGGGGTATCCCGGCGACCCGGTGTATCGCGAATTTTACAAGGATTTGGGCTGGGAGGCAGAGTACGAGTACATTAAGCCCTACATCATGCCCAACGGTCAGCGCAAGAATACGGGGATTAAGTACCACAAAATCACCAGCCGCAATGCAGGGTTATCCGATAAGGGACTGTACGATCCCTATTGGGCGCGAGAGAAGGCGGCAGAACACGCGGGGAATTTTATGTTCAACCGCAAACAGCAAATTGAGAACTTGGCAGGAATGATGCACCGTCCGCCATTGGTGGTTTCCCCCTACGATGCGGAGTTGTTCGGTCACTGGTGGTATGAGGGTCCTTGGTTTATCGATTACCTGTTCCGCAAGTCCTGGTACGACCAAGATTCTTACGATATGACCCACTTGGCGGACTATTTGCGCGCGTGTCCCAACCAACAGGTGTGTAAGCCTTCCCAGTCGAGTTGGGGGTATAAAGGGTTCCACGAGTATTGGTTGAATGAAACGAATGCTTGGATTTACCCCCATTTGCACAAGGGTGCGGAACGAATGATTGAAATTAGCCATAAGGAACCCGCCGATGAGTTGCAATGGCGGGCGCTCAATCAAGCCGCGCGGGAGTTACTATTGGCACAGTCTTCGGATTGGGCGTTTATCATGCGCACGGGAACGATGGTTCCCTATGCAGTTCGTCGGACGCGATCGCACTTGATGCGGTTTAATAAGCTTTACGAGGATTTGAATGAAGGGAAGGTGGATTCGGGATGGTTGGAGAAGGTGGAAAAGATCGATAATATTTTCCCCAATATTAACTATCGTGCTTATCGACCGTTGTAA
- the cruG gene encoding 2'-O-glycosyltransferase CruG: MTLILLLLTIPAACIALSRLFRGARRSSPVAPQLPLGNQKGTVSAIVPTLNEEQRIRPCLEGLREQSEEIRDIIVVDSRSEDGTQERVKEAQTQDPRLCLITDPPLPTDWVGRPWALHNGFLHSSPQSEWILGIDADTQPKAGLVSGLLEVARSRNYDVISLSPQFILEFPGEWWLQPALLMTLIYRFESSGVDAQTPERVMANGQCFFCRRSVLEEVSGYTEAKGSFCDDVTLARTIAARGFKVGFLDGRRVLSVRMYEGARETWREWGRSLDLKDASSVAQLWCDLWVLLSVQGLPLPLFLGFLALWGMGYSSVPIAIALGFNGSLVLIRWALLFAIAPSYHPPISWLFWLSPLADPLAVLRIFLSAQNKPTQWRGRAYKL, encoded by the coding sequence ATGACGCTCATCCTTTTACTCTTAACGATTCCCGCAGCTTGTATCGCCCTATCTCGCCTGTTTCGAGGGGCAAGGCGCAGTTCCCCCGTCGCACCGCAATTGCCTTTGGGAAACCAAAAAGGAACGGTGAGCGCAATTGTACCGACACTGAATGAAGAACAGCGCATTCGCCCATGTTTGGAGGGGTTGAGGGAGCAAAGCGAGGAGATTCGCGACATTATTGTTGTGGATAGTCGTTCTGAGGATGGCACGCAGGAACGAGTCAAAGAAGCTCAAACCCAAGATCCTCGCCTGTGCTTGATAACCGATCCTCCTTTACCAACGGATTGGGTAGGTCGTCCTTGGGCGTTGCATAATGGATTTTTGCACAGTTCTCCCCAGAGTGAGTGGATATTGGGGATTGATGCGGATACGCAGCCGAAAGCGGGTTTGGTGTCGGGGTTATTAGAAGTCGCGCGATCGCGCAATTATGATGTTATTTCCCTCTCGCCTCAGTTTATCCTCGAATTTCCGGGGGAGTGGTGGCTGCAACCCGCGTTATTGATGACGCTCATTTATCGCTTTGAATCCTCTGGCGTAGATGCCCAAACTCCCGAACGAGTGATGGCAAACGGACAGTGTTTTTTTTGTCGTCGTTCCGTCCTGGAGGAAGTGAGCGGCTATACCGAGGCGAAGGGATCTTTTTGCGATGATGTGACATTAGCTCGCACTATTGCCGCACGGGGGTTTAAGGTAGGGTTTCTCGATGGTCGCCGGGTGTTATCGGTGCGAATGTATGAAGGCGCACGGGAGACGTGGCGGGAGTGGGGGCGATCGCTCGATCTTAAAGATGCCTCTTCTGTTGCCCAATTGTGGTGCGATTTGTGGGTTCTCCTCAGCGTACAGGGTTTGCCTTTGCCTTTGTTTTTGGGATTTCTCGCTTTGTGGGGAATGGGATATTCTTCCGTTCCAATCGCGATCGCGCTGGGATTCAATGGTAGCCTCGTTTTGATTCGCTGGGCATTGTTGTTCGCGATCGCGCCATCCTATCATCCCCCAATTTCTTGGCTGTTTTGGCTCTCTCCCCTCGCCGATCCTCTCGCCGTCCTGCGCATCTTTTTATCAGCTCAAAATAAACCAACCCAGTGGCGAGGACGGGCTTACAAGTTATAG
- a CDS encoding RNA polymerase sigma factor, RpoD/SigA family, producing the protein MNLAQLNQTDNFKATANSHSSREDNLGASDNDLPLVDIEFSNGVEAFEKVRASKYSKTVADDTVGAFFKEMARYPLLKPDEEVELAQHVKTIVDIEEQRQELAEQLKRKPTKTELAQALGLSERQLEHQLYQGRVAKRKMIRSNLRLVVSIAKRYLNRGVPFLDLIQEGAIGLNRAAEKFDPNKGYKFSTYAYWWIRQAITRTIANDARTIRLPIHIVEKLNKLKKAQRTLKQRLQRNPKEEELAKELDINPSQLRQLLQLRRQSLSLNHRVGKGEDTELVDLLEDGDLQLPEEQMNEVMMRQEIWDVLGDVLTEREKDVISLRYGLNASQPHTLEEVGGIFNLSRERVRQIQSKAMRKLRRPQVARRLKGWLN; encoded by the coding sequence ATGAATCTCGCTCAATTGAACCAAACCGACAATTTTAAAGCGACTGCAAACTCTCATTCGAGTAGAGAGGATAACTTGGGTGCATCTGATAACGATTTACCATTAGTTGATATTGAATTCTCTAATGGCGTAGAAGCTTTTGAGAAAGTGCGTGCGAGTAAATACAGCAAAACCGTTGCCGACGACACGGTAGGGGCTTTTTTCAAAGAAATGGCACGCTATCCCCTCTTAAAACCCGATGAGGAAGTGGAGTTAGCACAACACGTTAAAACTATCGTCGATATTGAAGAACAGCGACAGGAGCTTGCGGAACAATTAAAACGCAAACCCACTAAAACGGAATTAGCTCAGGCATTAGGCTTAAGCGAACGGCAACTCGAACATCAACTCTATCAGGGTCGCGTTGCCAAGCGAAAAATGATTCGCTCCAACTTGCGTCTGGTGGTTTCAATTGCTAAACGATACCTCAATCGCGGCGTTCCTTTCCTCGATCTCATTCAGGAAGGAGCCATTGGTTTGAACCGCGCAGCAGAGAAGTTTGACCCCAATAAAGGCTACAAATTTTCGACTTATGCCTACTGGTGGATTCGTCAGGCAATTACCCGAACCATTGCCAACGATGCCAGAACCATCCGCTTGCCCATTCATATTGTAGAAAAACTCAACAAGCTCAAGAAAGCGCAGCGCACCCTCAAACAAAGGCTTCAGCGCAATCCCAAGGAAGAGGAATTAGCCAAGGAACTCGATATCAATCCCTCTCAATTGCGTCAGTTACTCCAGTTACGGCGACAGTCCTTGTCCCTCAACCATCGCGTCGGCAAGGGAGAAGACACAGAACTTGTGGATTTGCTCGAAGATGGCGATTTGCAATTGCCCGAAGAGCAGATGAATGAAGTGATGATGCGTCAAGAGATTTGGGACGTGTTAGGGGATGTTCTCACCGAACGGGAGAAAGATGTGATCTCCTTGCGCTATGGCTTGAATGCCAGTCAACCGCACACTTTAGAGGAAGTGGGAGGAATTTTTAACCTTTCCCGCGAACGGGTGCGTCAAATTCAAAGTAAAGCGATGCGCAAGTTGCGTCGTCCTCAAGTGGCTCGCCGTCTGAAGGGATGGTTGAATTAG
- a CDS encoding transaldolase family protein encodes MAILLDSAIIQEAQTVQTWGWVKGITTNPTILSKSDLSPRATLQQLATLSLGELYYQLTATDFEEMVKEGRKAYELIGEKTVLKVPATPVGFQVVAHLAPQIPCAVTAIYSPTQAAVAKEAGAKYAIAYVNRATRSLGDGIALVRSMADLLKGSSTEILAASIKSPEEAAATLLAGAHHLTLPFAILQALTVHDLSEKAVAEFAQNSHASIQ; translated from the coding sequence ATGGCAATCTTGCTCGACTCAGCAATTATTCAAGAAGCACAAACCGTTCAAACCTGGGGATGGGTTAAAGGCATCACCACCAATCCCACCATTTTGTCAAAAAGCGATTTATCTCCAAGGGCAACATTGCAACAATTAGCAACCCTCAGTTTGGGAGAACTTTATTATCAGCTTACGGCAACAGATTTTGAAGAAATGGTCAAAGAAGGGCGCAAAGCTTACGAACTCATTGGCGAAAAAACCGTGCTAAAAGTCCCTGCAACCCCTGTTGGTTTCCAAGTTGTCGCCCATCTTGCACCGCAGATTCCCTGTGCGGTTACGGCGATTTATAGCCCAACACAGGCGGCGGTTGCGAAGGAGGCGGGGGCAAAGTACGCGATCGCGTATGTCAATCGCGCCACCCGGTCTTTAGGGGATGGAATTGCGCTAGTTCGTTCAATGGCAGACTTATTGAAAGGCAGTTCGACGGAAATTCTAGCCGCTAGTATTAAATCCCCTGAAGAAGCAGCAGCAACCCTTCTCGCAGGGGCGCACCACCTCACGCTACCCTTCGCAATTTTACAGGCGTTAACCGTTCACGATCTCTCTGAGAAAGCGGTAGCGGAATTTGCCCAAAATAGTCACGCTTCTATCCAATAG
- a CDS encoding NADPH-dependent FMN reductase, translating into MVKIVGLNGSLRPDSHSAQALQQAATRVEALGATVEILDIRTLNLPFCHGGKDYSDYPDVERLRDAFRSADGIILATPEYHGSVSGVLKNALDLMSFEHLDGKVTGVISVLGGQSNSNALNDLRVIMRWVHAWVIPEQIAIGQAWNAFSPEGKILDEKLSQRFDGFAQSLVENTQKIRGS; encoded by the coding sequence ATGGTTAAAATCGTCGGTTTAAATGGCAGCCTTCGCCCCGATTCCCATAGCGCCCAAGCCCTCCAGCAAGCCGCCACGAGAGTTGAAGCCCTTGGCGCGACTGTTGAAATTCTCGATATCCGCACCCTCAATCTTCCCTTTTGTCACGGCGGAAAGGACTACTCCGACTATCCCGATGTCGAACGGTTGCGCGACGCTTTTAGATCCGCAGACGGCATCATTTTAGCCACCCCCGAATATCACGGAAGCGTGAGTGGGGTGTTGAAAAATGCCCTAGATTTAATGAGTTTCGAGCATTTAGATGGAAAAGTGACCGGAGTCATCAGCGTTTTGGGCGGACAGTCCAATAGCAATGCCTTAAATGACCTGCGCGTCATCATGCGCTGGGTTCACGCCTGGGTTATTCCGGAACAAATTGCCATCGGACAAGCTTGGAATGCTTTTAGTCCTGAAGGAAAGATATTGGATGAGAAGTTATCGCAACGCTTTGATGGATTTGCCCAGAGTTTAGTCGAAAATACTCAAAAAATCCGTGGCTCATAA